Within Actinoplanes sp. L3-i22, the genomic segment GGCCGAGGAGAACCTGCCGACCGACACGAACAACCCGTACCCCGCGGGCTCGATCGCGATGGCGAACACCGGCCAGCCCGGCTCCACCGGCAGCCAGTTCTTCATCTGCTCGGAGGACACCCAGCTCTCCGCGAACTACACGCTCCTCGGCAAGATCACCAAGGGCCTCGACCTGGTCCAGGGCGTGGTCAAGGCCGGCGACGACGGCGCGTTCAAGGCCTCGGCCGGCGGCGGCCACCCGAAGAAGGAACTCGACATCAAAACCATGACGGTTTCCTGACCTCAAGCTCTGCGGAAAGGGGCGGCCCGCTTCGGGTCGCCCTTTTTCTTTTCGGTACGGACCTCGGAGCCCCCTGGCAGCCCCACGTCGCAAGGCCGCTGCCCATCAGGTCCGCCCCGGCGACTCGCGCATTCGTGGCCACTCACCCTCGCTAGGCCGCCCCTGCCGCAGGCCCGGCCGCGCCACCCGCTCCCGCGGGCCGGCCGATGCGTTCATGAACGAGCGCCGCTCGAGAAACTCGGGCGGCGCTCGTGTCGTCTTCCGGCCGGGCGAGGTTGGGCCGGTTTCGGGCCGGGTCAGGCGCCGGAGGTCACCCGGTAGGCGTCGAAGACGCCGTCGACCTTGCGGACCGCCGCGACCAGGTGCCCGAGATGCTTCGGATCGGCCATCTCGAACGTGAACCGGCTGACCGCCACCCGGTCCCGCGTCGTGGTCACCGTCGCGGACAGGATGTTCACCCGCTCCTCGGAGAGCACCCGGGTCACGTCGGCCAGCAGCTTGTGCCGGTCGAGCGCCTCCACCTGGATGGCGACCAGGAACGTCGACGCGGAGGTCGGCTTCCAGCTCACCTCGACGACGCGTTCCTGCTGCTCGCGCAGGTCCTCGGCGTTGGCGCAGTCCTCCCGGTGCACGCTGACGCCACCGGAACGGGTGACGAAACCGAACACCGCGTCCCCCGGCACCGGCGTGCAGCAGCGGGCCAGCTTCACCCAGACGTCCGAGACGCCCTTCACCACCACGCCCGGATCCTGCGCGGTGCTGCGGTTGCGCGGCGGGCGGGTCGCGACGGCGGTCTCGGCGATGTCCTCGACCGCGCCCTCCTCGCCACCGAAGCCGGCGACGAGCTTGGCGACCACGGACTGGGCCGAGACGGTGCTCTCCCCCACCGCGGCGTAGAGCGAGGTGACGTCGGGCAGGTGCAGGTCGCGCGCGATGGTCGTCAGGTTCTCGCTGGTCAGCATGCGCTGCAGGGGCAGGCCCTGCTTGCGCATCGCCTTGACGATCGCGTCCTTGCCGTCCTCGATCGCCTCTTCGCGGCGCTCCTTGTTGAAGAACTGCCGGATCTTCGTCCGCGCCCGGGGGCTCTTGACGAAGCCGAGCCAGTCCTGCGTGGGGCCGGCGGTGCTGGACTTGGACGTGAAGATCTCGATCACGTCGCCGTTGGAGAGCGTCGACTCCAGCGGGACCAGCTTGCCGTTCACCCGGGCGCCGATGCACTTGTGCCCGACCTCGGTGTGCACCGCGTACGCGAAGTCGACCGGCGTGGAGCCGGTCGGCAACGGGATCACGTCACCCTTGGGCGTGAAGACATACACCTCCTGGCTGGAGAGGTCGAAGCGCAGCGCGTCCAGGAACTCGGACGGGTCGCTCGCCTCCCGCTGCCAGTCGAGCAGCTGCCGCAGCCAGGTCATCTCGTCGATGTGGGCCGGCGGGCCGACGATCGTCGCGCCCTTCTGCTCCTTGTACTTCCAGTGCGCGGCGATGCCGAACTCGGCCGTGCGGTGCATCGCGAACGTCCGGATCTGCATCTCGACCGGCTTGCCGGTCGGACCGATCACGGTCGTGTGCAGCGACTGGTACATGTTGAACTTCGGCATCGCGATGTAGTCCTTGAACCGGCCCGGCACCGGCTGCCAGTTCGCGTGGATGACGCCCAGCGCGGCGTAGCAGTCGCGGACCGTGTCGACCAGGATGCGGACGCCGACCAGGTCGTAGATGTCGTTGAAGTCCCGGCCCCGGACGATCATCTTCTGATAGATCGAGTAGAGGTGCTTCGGGCGGCCGGTGGTCTCGGCCTTGATCTTCGCCGACTTGAGGTCGAGGCTGACCCGGTTCGTCACCTGGCGCAGCAGCGCCTCGCGCTGCGGCTGGTGCTCCCCGATCAGGCGGTTGATCTCCTCGAACCGCTTCGGGAACAGGGTCCCGAAGGCCAGGTCCTCGAGCTCCCACTTGATCGTGTTCATACCCAGCCGGTGGGCCAGCGGGGCCAGGATCTCCAGCGTCTCCTTGGCCTTCTGCTCCTGCTTGGCGCGGGGCAGGAAGGTCAGGGTGCGCATGTTGTGCAGCCGGTCGGCCAGCTTGATCACCAGGACGCGCGGGTCCTTGGCCATCGCGACGACCATCTTGCGGATCGTCTCGGCCTTCGCCGCGTCGCCGAGTTTCACCCGATCGAGTTTCGTCACGCCGTCGACCAGCAGCGCCACCTCGGCGCCGAAGTCGTTGCGCATCTGCTCGAGGCCGTAGTCGGTGTCCTCGATCGTGTCGTGCAGCAGGGCGGCCACCAGCGTGGTGGTGTCCATGCCCAGGTTGGCCAGGATCGTCGCGACCGCGAGCGGGTGCGTGATGTAGGGGTCGCCGGACTTCCGGTACTGCCCGGAGTGCCAGCGGGCGGCGACGTCGAACGCCTTCTGCAGCTGGCGCACGTCACCCTTGGGGTGGCTGGCCCGGTGCGTGGCGATCAGCGGCTCGAGCACCTCGCTGACCTGCGTGCTCTGCCAGGGGGCGTTGAACCGGGCCAGCCGGGCCCGCACTCGCCGCCCGGTGGGCGCGCTGGCGAAGCCGAAGCCGGTGGTCTCACCGGTCGCGGATGGTGGGGCGGGCTCGAGCTCAGCGGAAACCGCGGGCGCCGCCCCGTTTCCGTTGGCAGAGGTCTTCTCGTCCGGTCGGGGCTGGTCAGCGGGCGTGACCTCGCCCGCGCCGGTCCGCGAATTCTGGGTCGGTTGCACCGTGCCCTCCGCCGGAGGAACGACGTCGCTGGACACCGGCCTCCTCATCACCTGCGCCAAGTTGTCGCGATCAGCACCGGGAACTCCCGGCACCGGTCACTTCCAGGGGTGGCCCTCTGGAACGACCATCCTACCCGCACCACGATGGCGATTGGCTCGGCCGAACCAGCGGAATCAGCCGGCCCGGCCGGGCGAAGAGCAGCGAAGCCGGATCAAACGGTCAACAGCGCGTGCACCGTACGTGGTCCCAGCTTCGCCCGTCCGTCCAGGAAACCCAGCTCCAGCAGCACCGAGA encodes:
- a CDS encoding bifunctional (p)ppGpp synthetase/guanosine-3',5'-bis(diphosphate) 3'-pyrophosphohydrolase, with protein sequence MSSDVVPPAEGTVQPTQNSRTGAGEVTPADQPRPDEKTSANGNGAAPAVSAELEPAPPSATGETTGFGFASAPTGRRVRARLARFNAPWQSTQVSEVLEPLIATHRASHPKGDVRQLQKAFDVAARWHSGQYRKSGDPYITHPLAVATILANLGMDTTTLVAALLHDTIEDTDYGLEQMRNDFGAEVALLVDGVTKLDRVKLGDAAKAETIRKMVVAMAKDPRVLVIKLADRLHNMRTLTFLPRAKQEQKAKETLEILAPLAHRLGMNTIKWELEDLAFGTLFPKRFEEINRLIGEHQPQREALLRQVTNRVSLDLKSAKIKAETTGRPKHLYSIYQKMIVRGRDFNDIYDLVGVRILVDTVRDCYAALGVIHANWQPVPGRFKDYIAMPKFNMYQSLHTTVIGPTGKPVEMQIRTFAMHRTAEFGIAAHWKYKEQKGATIVGPPAHIDEMTWLRQLLDWQREASDPSEFLDALRFDLSSQEVYVFTPKGDVIPLPTGSTPVDFAYAVHTEVGHKCIGARVNGKLVPLESTLSNGDVIEIFTSKSSTAGPTQDWLGFVKSPRARTKIRQFFNKERREEAIEDGKDAIVKAMRKQGLPLQRMLTSENLTTIARDLHLPDVTSLYAAVGESTVSAQSVVAKLVAGFGGEEGAVEDIAETAVATRPPRNRSTAQDPGVVVKGVSDVWVKLARCCTPVPGDAVFGFVTRSGGVSVHREDCANAEDLREQQERVVEVSWKPTSASTFLVAIQVEALDRHKLLADVTRVLSEERVNILSATVTTTRDRVAVSRFTFEMADPKHLGHLVAAVRKVDGVFDAYRVTSGA